A genome region from Haloimpatiens massiliensis includes the following:
- a CDS encoding IS701 family transposase codes for MPSKFTNHIVSINDELYNYLNDVNYGMSKPQFHHISTIINGLINLDGTKSLLKISEYILAAKSSSSIYRFLSNSKWDDSLIDRNRINYLKLHFNKLIKPKSVGFLVIDDTVNPKTQAKKMQGLSYNHCHTEGKNLWSHCVVTSNFVAEDMSIPLNYKSYFNEENCKNHNKKFMSKPDIALGFINSFEKPSNCDKIYCLTDSWYTSEKLINGCILKGFNFIGALKSNRKISPLGISMQIKEFAKYINPSTLDVVTVEGKDYRVYKYEGKVSKIENALALICYEVDGDSFKEPVYLMSTDIELSNKAIIKYYLYRWNIETNYKYLKTHLGFDEYKVQGILSIERYFLLTFLAINFLEIYRLYNPKKLETIGDTIKSIKSLSAKELVRFVYEEAKNDIPLDTILAELKLVS; via the coding sequence ATGCCAAGTAAATTTACTAATCATATTGTATCCATTAATGATGAACTTTACAATTACTTAAATGATGTAAATTATGGAATGAGTAAACCTCAATTTCATCATATATCCACTATTATTAATGGATTAATAAATTTAGATGGCACTAAATCTTTATTAAAGATTTCAGAATATATACTAGCTGCTAAAAGCAGCAGTTCCATATATAGATTTTTGAGTAACTCTAAATGGGACGATAGTCTCATAGATAGAAATCGTATTAATTATTTAAAACTACATTTTAATAAACTCATAAAGCCTAAATCCGTAGGATTCTTAGTTATAGATGATACTGTTAATCCAAAAACTCAAGCAAAGAAGATGCAAGGATTAAGCTATAATCATTGCCATACAGAAGGTAAAAATCTTTGGTCCCACTGTGTAGTTACTTCTAATTTTGTAGCAGAGGATATGTCTATTCCGCTAAACTATAAGTCTTATTTTAACGAAGAAAACTGCAAAAATCATAATAAAAAATTTATGAGTAAACCAGATATAGCTTTAGGTTTTATTAATTCTTTTGAAAAACCTTCTAACTGCGATAAAATATATTGTCTTACTGATAGTTGGTACACTAGCGAAAAGTTAATTAATGGTTGTATTTTAAAAGGTTTTAACTTTATTGGGGCTTTAAAATCTAATAGAAAAATCTCTCCATTAGGAATTTCAATGCAAATTAAGGAATTTGCTAAATATATAAATCCATCTACCTTAGATGTAGTTACCGTCGAAGGTAAGGATTATAGAGTATATAAATACGAAGGCAAAGTTTCAAAGATTGAAAATGCATTAGCCTTAATTTGCTATGAAGTTGATGGGGACAGCTTTAAAGAACCAGTATATCTAATGTCTACAGACATAGAACTTAGTAATAAAGCTATAATAAAATACTATCTATATAGATGGAACATTGAAACTAATTACAAATATCTTAAAACACACTTAGGTTTTGACGAATATAAAGTTCAAGGTATACTCTCTATCGAGAGGTATTTTCTACTTACATTTTTAGCAATCAATTTTTTAGAGATTTATAGATTATATAATCCTAAAAAACTTGAAACCATTGGTGATACTATAAAGTCTATAAAAAGCCTATCGGCTAAAGAATTGGTGCGTTTTGTTTATGAGGAAGCTAAAAATGATATACCTTTAGACACAATACTTGCTGAATTAAAATTAGTTTCTTAA
- a CDS encoding desulfoferrodoxin → MTELKQIYKCEVCGNIVEVVNKGGGTLVCCGKPMTLKKENITDAATEKHVPVIEKVENGILVKVGEVAHPMTPEHYIQWIELHTDDRVYRKFLTPEDKPEALFKINEEIKYAREYCNLHGLWQGENK, encoded by the coding sequence ATGACGGAATTAAAGCAAATTTATAAATGTGAAGTATGTGGCAATATAGTAGAGGTAGTTAATAAAGGCGGCGGAACATTAGTCTGCTGTGGAAAGCCAATGACATTGAAAAAAGAAAATATTACTGATGCAGCAACAGAAAAGCATGTACCAGTTATAGAAAAGGTAGAAAATGGTATATTGGTGAAGGTTGGAGAAGTTGCTCACCCAATGACACCAGAACACTATATTCAATGGATAGAACTTCATACAGATGATAGAGTGTATAGAAAATTCTTAACTCCAGAGGATAAACCAGAAGCATTGTTTAAAATAAATGAAGAAATAAAATATGCTAGGGAATATTGTAACTTACATGGTCTTTGGCAAGGCGAAAATAAATAA
- a CDS encoding GH36-type glycosyl hydrolase domain-containing protein, giving the protein MEYFYTVIVTIISIALIAFFSYMLTKRRAKEEESPIDVVPKIIVNIEDLEKHAEEISRGYSSVDKKGYNKTLIESLDRSFNNIVEAHEKIEMHQKSSSDRLYAAEWILDNMFLIQKEYKYVKNNVPKNNYRNLPILTKGIMKDYPRVYHIAVEIVSHTDGRVAEEIIERFVKAYEKNTILSSKELWMLPIMIRIALIQNISNVAKNVLFAQEEKIKGDLIAERIIDACHSSNGEQELEDIFKEQVEFTYFFGERLFKILKDNGIENNKVYDWINDNLEIKELNYQKLIIEEHKKEAAMQLSMGNSINSIRTLEGINWREYFKKLSYVESLLMKDPVEVYPNMDFDSQDYYRYNIEKLSKKFNLPESFIVKKALECAEECDEQKCCENHEEYKRHVGYYLIDDGIKCLRNKLNLKEKSIDGVFYNIKNKKVAVYIGSIILGTILVMSIFISLSLINDRNIFLWKYILAFIVLIVPCSEIVISILNWSINYLSTPRFVPKMELKDGIDEDNSTVVIIPTIINNKKRAEELVEHMEIYYLANKLDNLYFALLGDLKDSQKEKEDDDDEIIKFTLEQVKKLNKKYSSGKDDIFYYFCRPRKYNEKEAKWLAWERKRGKIMEFNNLLRGDKNTSFNFISGNIEKLKECKYVITLDADTKLPRNAARKLIGAMSHVLNQPVIDEKNKKVIRGYGLLQPRISVDVISANKTLYSKIFSGEVGIDVYTKAISDVYQDLFGEGIFTGKGIYNVDVFNYMLKDKVPENTVLSHDLLEGSYVKAGLVTDIELIDGYPAYYNSSSKRLHRWARGDWQLLPWIFKGNGLNALSRWKLIDNLRRSLLAPSIMLLVALSFNVLPDGTDKWIVAAILASISPILFDVTEFVTSPIKGISLSGRISSIKTVFYQVFLIIGFIPYQGCLMLDAIIKTLYRLTISKKNLLEWQTAEDAERKSGKTLISYIRFMWKGSFLSLVICVLAFLKSTTAGISMLPFTIVWFLSPAIAYYISKDIKIEEEKLQENELRYTRSIARRTWAYFEDFVNEKNNWLAPDNYQEYPHRDVAPRTSPTNLGMGLISNIVAYDLGYIGILQLVYRMKNSIENMNKLKKLRGHFYNWYNTKTGEPLNPKYISTVDSGNLVGYLWVIEESLKEYVDNFKNSDNLDRYIIGLEDTALLAEEEIAEKTGEKNYYSDIFQVYKNEKINANKFIVLLENLKIKCEKANSQGGLYWNNKLKASIDMFNIEVSEIFLEYDQDKTNQLERQEISKNQMVEDEIVNKNIENKQLVQKYIERKQTTQELVKADIKELIKQISHIAENTDFTIVFHKERELFSIGYDVEKNSIGNSYYDLLASEARQATFVAIAKGDISEVVWFKLGRALTKIKGNRALVSWSGTMFEYFMPLLIMRDYKDTLLHETYNAVFQGQINYASSKGVPWGISESAFYYFDKDMNYQYKAFGVPGIGVKRGLSDELVVSPYSTILVMQMHKKAAIANLHALEKIGALGRYGFYESIDYTKNRLKCKDNRVVKCFMVHHEGMSFMALDNVLKDNILQKRFHNIPRVKAAELLLQERIPKTIVYDREENYSKKEKNETEKRNIIVRQYHSAKTAIPRIHLLSNGEYSLMISNSGSGYSKKGDMHVYRWREDVTLDDKGMFFYIKDLKDNQYYSATYEPCKNEGEDYQVLFSLDRVGFKRKDADLTTFTEIIVSGEDNGEIRKITITNNSTKEKVLEVTSYCEVTLNNYSSDLVHPAFQNLFIQTEYNEERECIIATRRGRKKEEKKPWLMQVSVVKGQSVAAVQYETSRANFIGRGRDLKNPICMDNDVPLKNTVGTVLDPIIAIRRKIKIQPGSNCEVIYTTALGDSKEELIELAKKYSEYGNIERNFTLAWTEAQLNMKYLGIKSSQANLYQSGAANILFTNSSHKERQQWIKNIKRSQKDLWKYGISGDLPIILITCREKKHIDSVRQIIKAHEYWNSKGLTVDLVILNEEEVSYMEPIQNLIRELILGSSLRDKQNRNGGVFLLNRASMEEEDINFIKAIARMVIDGEKNSFINCMKDREEEYREGESLQLVHKDYNIQEYKYEVGELQYFNGYGGFSPQGHKYTIILKDSKDTPAPWINVISNKWFGFHVSERGSCYTWCLNSRENKVTTWSNDPVIDPSDEVIYLRDEFTGELWNVTPAPIRHKDEYVIEHGFGYSNFTHAYNGILGKLTMFVPVDQKVKVCNLTLKNLSSEAREISATYYSRLVLGVSPQQTGAYISSYFNEEEGYIYGSNPYNESFGHLKAYLKVIGGEEESYTGDRKEFIGRGGDYKAPKALKNKKLSNTVGAGMDPCLAYNSKVHLEPNEEKTLVILLGQEEDIGEINSVVSCYEDVIYSFNKLEEAKDYWRNILGIIRVKTPEPTFDIMLNGWLVYQTIACRIWARTAFYQSGGAFGFRDQLQDVMPLAYLDSSFTKEQILYAASRQYLEGDVQHWWHPIVDSGIRTRFSDDLLWLPYVTADYIKNTGDYSILEEKVAYLEDEPLKEGEDERYNISRVSKEKGSIYEHCIRAIDKSLKFGVHNIPLMGSGDWNDGMSTVGNEGKGESVWLGWFLYSILDKFANLCTVMDDKERKDKYEEYKEFIRENLEKNAWDGKWYRRAYFDDETPLGSRENEECQIDSLAQSWAVISGAGDKDRAKEAMKSLDKYLIKENKGMVLLLTPPFYKSNLEPGYIKGYVPGVRENGGQYTHSVTWVIRAYAKMGKGDKALRIYNMINPINHTRSYLECETFKTEPYVMTADVYGKEPHEGRGGWSWYTGTSSWMYRVGIEDILGIKLKEEKGFTIEPCVPKSWKEYSITYKRDDALYNIKVLRGNKKEVKLDGKVLEDLIIPYLDKGEYSVEVLIL; this is encoded by the coding sequence ATGGAGTACTTTTATACAGTGATAGTTACAATAATTTCTATAGCTCTTATAGCTTTTTTTAGTTACATGTTAACTAAAAGAAGAGCTAAAGAAGAAGAATCCCCAATAGATGTAGTGCCTAAAATAATTGTTAATATAGAGGATTTGGAAAAGCATGCGGAGGAAATATCTAGAGGATATTCTTCTGTAGATAAAAAGGGATATAATAAAACTTTAATAGAAAGTTTAGATAGAAGTTTTAATAATATAGTAGAAGCTCATGAAAAGATAGAAATGCATCAAAAGAGTAGCAGTGACAGACTTTATGCAGCGGAATGGATTTTGGACAACATGTTTTTGATTCAAAAGGAATATAAATACGTGAAAAATAATGTACCTAAAAATAATTATAGAAATCTGCCTATTTTAACTAAGGGGATAATGAAAGATTATCCTAGAGTTTATCATATAGCTGTGGAAATTGTATCTCATACAGATGGACGCGTAGCTGAAGAGATTATAGAGAGATTTGTAAAAGCATATGAGAAAAATACTATACTTAGCAGTAAAGAATTATGGATGCTTCCAATTATGATTAGAATAGCTTTAATTCAAAATATAAGTAATGTAGCTAAAAATGTACTATTTGCTCAAGAAGAAAAAATTAAAGGTGATTTGATAGCTGAAAGGATAATAGATGCTTGTCATAGCTCTAACGGTGAGCAGGAATTAGAGGATATTTTTAAGGAACAAGTAGAATTTACTTATTTTTTTGGCGAAAGGCTGTTTAAAATATTAAAAGATAATGGTATAGAAAATAACAAGGTTTATGACTGGATAAATGACAATTTAGAAATAAAAGAACTTAATTATCAAAAATTAATTATAGAAGAACATAAAAAAGAAGCAGCTATGCAATTATCTATGGGGAATTCTATAAATAGTATAAGAACTTTGGAAGGTATTAACTGGAGAGAATACTTTAAAAAGTTAAGTTATGTTGAAAGTCTACTTATGAAAGATCCTGTGGAAGTGTATCCTAATATGGATTTTGATTCTCAAGATTATTACAGATATAACATTGAAAAATTATCTAAAAAATTTAATTTACCTGAATCATTTATAGTTAAAAAGGCCTTAGAGTGTGCCGAGGAGTGCGATGAACAAAAGTGTTGTGAAAACCATGAAGAATACAAAAGGCACGTGGGATATTATTTAATAGATGATGGAATCAAGTGTTTGAGGAATAAACTTAACTTGAAGGAAAAGAGTATAGATGGAGTATTTTATAATATTAAAAATAAAAAAGTTGCAGTATATATAGGAAGTATAATATTAGGAACTATTTTAGTTATGTCTATATTTATCTCTTTAAGTCTTATAAATGACAGAAATATATTTCTCTGGAAATATATTTTAGCATTTATTGTGTTAATAGTGCCTTGTAGTGAGATAGTGATTTCCATTTTAAATTGGAGTATTAACTATTTGTCGACGCCTAGATTTGTGCCTAAGATGGAACTTAAAGATGGAATTGATGAAGATAATAGTACTGTGGTTATAATACCTACCATAATAAACAATAAAAAAAGAGCAGAAGAATTGGTAGAGCATATGGAGATATATTATTTAGCTAATAAATTAGATAATCTCTATTTTGCTTTATTAGGAGATTTAAAGGATAGCCAAAAGGAAAAAGAAGATGATGATGATGAAATAATAAAATTCACATTAGAACAAGTAAAGAAACTTAATAAGAAATATTCTAGTGGTAAGGATGATATATTTTATTATTTCTGTAGACCTAGAAAGTACAATGAAAAAGAAGCAAAATGGCTGGCTTGGGAAAGAAAAAGAGGCAAAATAATGGAGTTTAATAATCTTTTAAGAGGAGATAAAAATACCAGCTTTAATTTCATAAGTGGAAATATAGAAAAACTAAAAGAATGCAAATATGTAATAACGTTAGATGCAGATACTAAGCTGCCTAGGAATGCTGCAAGAAAATTAATAGGAGCTATGTCACATGTGCTTAATCAGCCCGTTATTGATGAGAAGAATAAAAAAGTAATAAGGGGTTATGGGCTTTTGCAGCCAAGAATAAGTGTTGATGTTATAAGTGCTAATAAAACTCTTTATTCAAAGATATTTTCTGGAGAAGTGGGCATTGATGTGTATACAAAAGCTATATCTGATGTATACCAAGATTTATTTGGAGAAGGGATTTTTACAGGAAAAGGTATATATAACGTAGATGTTTTTAATTATATGTTAAAAGACAAAGTGCCAGAAAATACAGTTTTAAGTCACGATCTTTTGGAGGGTTCTTATGTTAAAGCAGGCCTAGTTACTGACATAGAGCTTATAGACGGCTATCCTGCTTATTATAACTCTAGTAGTAAAAGACTTCACAGGTGGGCAAGGGGAGATTGGCAGTTGCTTCCATGGATTTTTAAAGGCAATGGATTAAATGCTTTATCTAGATGGAAACTTATTGATAATTTGAGAAGAAGTTTATTAGCACCATCTATAATGTTATTGGTGGCTTTATCGTTTAATGTGCTACCTGATGGAACCGATAAGTGGATAGTAGCAGCTATATTGGCTAGTATAAGTCCTATTTTATTTGATGTTACAGAATTTGTAACATCACCTATAAAAGGTATAAGTTTGTCTGGAAGAATATCTAGTATTAAGACGGTTTTTTATCAAGTGTTTTTAATAATAGGTTTTATTCCATACCAAGGATGCTTGATGCTAGATGCCATAATTAAAACTTTATATAGGCTAACTATAAGTAAAAAGAATCTTTTAGAATGGCAAACGGCAGAAGATGCAGAGAGAAAATCAGGTAAAACACTAATAAGTTATATAAGATTTATGTGGAAGGGAAGTTTTCTGTCTTTAGTTATATGTGTTTTGGCATTTCTTAAATCTACCACTGCGGGCATATCTATGCTTCCTTTTACTATAGTATGGTTTTTAAGTCCTGCCATAGCATATTACATAAGCAAAGATATTAAAATTGAAGAGGAAAAATTACAAGAAAATGAATTAAGGTATACAAGAAGTATAGCAAGAAGGACTTGGGCTTATTTTGAGGATTTTGTAAATGAAAAAAATAATTGGCTTGCTCCAGATAATTATCAGGAATATCCTCATAGGGATGTGGCCCCAAGAACATCTCCTACTAATTTAGGCATGGGATTAATATCTAATATTGTTGCCTATGATTTAGGATATATAGGTATTTTGCAGTTAGTTTATAGGATGAAAAATTCAATAGAAAACATGAATAAACTAAAAAAGTTAAGAGGACATTTTTATAATTGGTATAACACTAAAACAGGGGAACCTTTGAATCCTAAATACATATCCACAGTAGATAGTGGTAATCTTGTGGGTTATCTGTGGGTAATAGAAGAATCTCTTAAAGAATATGTGGATAATTTTAAGAATTCAGATAATTTAGATAGATATATTATAGGATTAGAGGATACTGCTTTATTAGCTGAAGAAGAAATAGCAGAAAAAACAGGAGAAAAAAATTATTATAGTGATATATTTCAGGTATATAAAAATGAGAAAATAAATGCAAATAAGTTTATAGTATTATTGGAGAATTTAAAGATTAAATGTGAAAAGGCAAATTCACAGGGGGGTTTATATTGGAACAATAAATTAAAGGCTTCTATAGATATGTTTAATATAGAAGTAAGCGAGATATTTTTAGAATATGACCAAGATAAAACAAATCAGTTAGAAAGACAAGAAATTTCTAAGAATCAGATGGTAGAGGATGAAATTGTTAATAAGAATATAGAAAATAAACAATTAGTCCAAAAGTATATAGAAAGAAAACAAACTACTCAGGAATTGGTGAAAGCAGACATAAAAGAATTGATAAAACAAATTAGTCACATAGCGGAAAATACAGATTTCACCATAGTATTTCATAAAGAAAGAGAGCTATTCTCCATAGGATATGATGTGGAAAAGAACAGCATAGGAAATAGTTATTATGATTTATTGGCTTCTGAAGCTAGGCAGGCAACGTTTGTAGCTATAGCAAAGGGAGATATTAGTGAAGTGGTTTGGTTTAAACTGGGGAGAGCTCTTACTAAAATAAAAGGTAATAGAGCATTAGTTTCTTGGAGTGGAACTATGTTTGAATATTTTATGCCTCTTTTAATAATGAGAGATTATAAAGATACCTTACTTCATGAAACTTACAATGCTGTATTTCAAGGACAAATAAACTATGCATCCTCTAAAGGAGTACCTTGGGGAATATCTGAGTCAGCGTTTTATTATTTTGATAAGGATATGAATTATCAGTATAAGGCTTTTGGAGTACCAGGCATAGGTGTAAAGCGTGGATTATCAGATGAACTAGTGGTATCACCTTATTCTACAATACTAGTTATGCAGATGCATAAAAAAGCAGCTATAGCTAATTTACATGCATTAGAAAAGATTGGTGCTCTAGGTAGATATGGATTTTATGAATCTATAGATTATACAAAAAATAGATTGAAATGCAAAGATAATAGGGTAGTAAAATGTTTTATGGTACACCATGAAGGTATGAGTTTTATGGCATTAGATAATGTATTAAAAGATAATATACTTCAAAAAAGATTTCACAATATACCTAGAGTAAAAGCTGCAGAATTGTTATTGCAGGAAAGAATACCAAAGACAATAGTATATGATAGAGAAGAAAATTATTCTAAAAAGGAAAAAAATGAAACCGAAAAGAGAAACATCATAGTTAGACAGTACCATTCTGCTAAAACAGCTATTCCTAGAATACATTTGTTGTCTAATGGAGAGTATAGTTTAATGATTTCTAACAGTGGGAGTGGATATTCTAAAAAAGGAGATATGCATGTTTATAGATGGAGGGAAGATGTAACCTTAGATGACAAGGGTATGTTTTTCTACATTAAGGACCTTAAAGATAACCAATATTATAGTGCTACTTATGAACCTTGTAAAAACGAGGGAGAAGATTATCAAGTTTTATTTTCTCTGGATAGAGTGGGTTTTAAAAGAAAAGATGCAGATTTAACTACTTTTACAGAAATAATAGTTTCTGGTGAGGATAATGGAGAAATAAGAAAAATAACCATAACAAATAATAGCACTAAGGAGAAAGTGTTGGAGGTAACTAGCTATTGTGAAGTAACTTTAAATAATTACAGCAGTGACCTAGTACATCCAGCATTTCAAAATTTATTTATACAGACAGAATACAATGAGGAAAGAGAATGTATAATTGCCACAAGACGTGGAAGAAAAAAAGAAGAAAAGAAACCATGGCTTATGCAGGTATCTGTCGTTAAAGGTCAGTCAGTGGCGGCTGTGCAATATGAAACTAGTAGAGCTAATTTTATTGGCAGAGGGAGAGATTTAAAAAATCCTATATGTATGGATAATGATGTTCCACTTAAAAACACAGTAGGTACAGTTTTAGATCCAATAATAGCTATAAGAAGAAAGATAAAGATACAGCCAGGCAGTAACTGTGAGGTAATTTACACTACTGCTTTAGGAGATTCTAAGGAAGAATTAATAGAATTAGCTAAGAAGTATAGTGAATATGGGAATATAGAAAGAAACTTCACATTAGCTTGGACTGAAGCACAATTAAATATGAAGTATTTAGGAATAAAATCTTCCCAGGCTAATTTATATCAATCAGGAGCTGCTAATATATTGTTTACTAATTCATCTCATAAAGAAAGACAGCAGTGGATTAAAAACATTAAAAGATCTCAAAAGGATTTGTGGAAATATGGCATATCTGGAGATTTACCTATAATACTTATTACCTGCAGAGAAAAGAAACATATAGATTCTGTGAGGCAAATTATAAAAGCTCATGAGTATTGGAATTCTAAAGGGCTTACAGTGGATTTAGTAATATTGAATGAGGAAGAGGTTTCTTATATGGAGCCAATCCAAAACCTTATAAGAGAACTTATTTTAGGGAGTTCTTTAAGGGATAAGCAAAATAGAAATGGAGGAGTATTCTTATTAAATAGAGCTTCTATGGAGGAGGAAGATATTAATTTTATAAAGGCCATAGCTAGAATGGTTATAGATGGAGAAAAGAATTCCTTTATAAATTGTATGAAAGACAGGGAAGAGGAGTATAGGGAAGGGGAAAGCTTGCAGTTGGTTCATAAAGATTATAATATACAAGAATATAAATATGAAGTGGGAGAATTGCAGTATTTTAATGGTTATGGAGGATTTTCACCACAGGGACATAAGTATACTATTATTTTAAAGGATAGCAAGGATACACCAGCTCCATGGATAAATGTAATAAGTAATAAATGGTTTGGATTCCACGTATCAGAAAGAGGAAGCTGTTATACTTGGTGTTTAAATAGTAGAGAAAATAAAGTAACCACCTGGTCCAATGATCCAGTTATAGATCCTAGTGATGAAGTTATTTATTTAAGAGATGAATTTACTGGAGAGCTATGGAATGTGACCCCTGCACCTATAAGACATAAGGATGAGTACGTTATAGAACATGGCTTTGGATATTCTAATTTTACTCATGCATATAATGGTATACTAGGAAAACTAACTATGTTTGTACCTGTAGACCAAAAGGTAAAGGTATGTAACCTTACTCTTAAAAATTTATCTTCAGAAGCAAGAGAAATATCTGCTACTTATTATTCTAGATTGGTTTTAGGAGTATCACCACAGCAGACGGGAGCATATATATCCTCTTATTTTAATGAAGAAGAAGGATATATATATGGCAGTAACCCTTATAATGAGAGCTTTGGACATCTAAAGGCTTACCTAAAAGTTATAGGAGGAGAAGAAGAGAGTTATACAGGAGACAGAAAAGAATTTATAGGAAGAGGTGGGGATTATAAAGCGCCAAAAGCATTAAAAAATAAGAAACTGTCTAATACAGTAGGCGCAGGCATGGATCCTTGTTTAGCTTATAATTCTAAAGTTCATTTAGAACCTAATGAGGAAAAAACATTGGTAATTTTATTAGGACAGGAAGAGGATATAGGTGAAATAAACAGTGTAGTTTCTTGTTATGAAGACGTAATTTATTCCTTTAATAAACTAGAAGAAGCTAAAGATTACTGGAGAAATATTTTAGGTATCATAAGGGTTAAAACACCAGAACCTACCTTTGATATTATGCTAAATGGTTGGCTTGTTTATCAAACCATAGCTTGTAGAATATGGGCAAGAACTGCATTTTATCAATCAGGAGGTGCCTTTGGTTTTAGGGATCAATTGCAGGATGTTATGCCATTAGCTTATTTGGATAGTAGTTTTACAAAAGAACAAATTCTATATGCTGCATCTAGACAATATTTAGAGGGAGATGTGCAGCATTGGTGGCATCCTATTGTAGACAGTGGCATAAGAACTAGATTTTCTGATGATTTATTATGGCTACCTTATGTAACGGCAGATTATATTAAAAACACTGGAGACTACAGTATTTTAGAAGAAAAGGTGGCATATTTAGAGGATGAGCCTTTAAAAGAAGGGGAAGATGAAAGATATAATATATCTAGAGTATCTAAAGAAAAGGGAAGTATATATGAACATTGTATAAGAGCCATTGATAAATCTTTAAAATTTGGAGTTCACAACATACCTTTAATGGGCAGTGGCGATTGGAATGACGGTATGAGTACTGTAGGTAATGAAGGCAAAGGTGAAAGCGTATGGCTTGGATGGTTTTTATACAGTATATTGGATAAATTCGCTAACTTATGTACAGTTATGGATGATAAAGAGAGAAAGGATAAGTATGAGGAATATAAAGAGTTTATAAGGGAGAACTTAGAGAAAAATGCTTGGGATGGAAAATGGTATAGGAGAGCTTATTTTGATGATGAAACTCCACTGGGTTCTAGGGAAAATGAAGAGTGCCAAATAGATTCCTTAGCTCAATCCTGGGCTGTAATTTCAGGAGCAGGAGACAAAGATAGAGCAAAAGAAGCCATGAAGTCCTTAGATAAATATTTAATAAAAGAGAATAAGGGCATGGTACTTTTATTAACGCCTCCTTTTTATAAGTCTAACTTAGAACCTGGATACATTAAGGGATATGTACCGGGAGTAAGGGAAAATGGCGGGCAATACACCCATTCAGTTACTTGGGTAATAAGAGCTTATGCAAAAATGGGCAAGGGAGATAAGGCTTTAAGAATCTACAATATGATAAATCCAATAAATCACACTAGATCTTATCTAGAATGTGAAACTTTTAAGACAGAGCCCTATGTAATGACTGCTGATGTTTATGGCAAAGAACCTCATGAAGGAAGAGGTGGTTGGAGCTGGTACACGGGAACTTCTTCTTGGATGTACAGAGTTGGAATAGAGGATATACTTGGCATTAAATTAAAAGAAGAAAAGGGCTTTACTATAGAACCATGTGTACCTAAGTCTTGGAAGGAGTACTCAATTACTTATAAAAGGGATGATGCACTATACAATATAAAGGTTTTAAGGGGAAACAAAAAAGAAGTAAAATTAGATGGGAAAGTTTTAGAAGATTTAATAATACCTTACCTAGATAAGGGAGAATACAGTGTAGAGGTTTTAATATTGTAG
- the trpS gene encoding tryptophan--tRNA ligase: MGDKKVIFSGIQPSGDLTLGNYLGAIKNWVKLQDEYDCYFCVVDLHAITVKQEPKDLRRRTLELLSIYIASGIVPEKNTMFIQSHVPQHSEAAWLLNCFTYMGELSRMTQFKDKSARSGSSVVAGLLNYPVLMAADILLYGTDLVPVGRDQKQHLELTRDIAERFNGIYSPTFTIPEPYIPEAGAKIMDLQDPSKKMSKSADNPNGFILIMDPPEVIKKKINRAVTDSLGIVKYTDDQPGVKNLINILSVIKGITPMEIENYYQSKGYAEFKNDVAEAIIGELSPIQEKVKELVNNKEYLQSIYKDGAEKARYVANKTLRKMKKKIGFIPVSK; this comes from the coding sequence ATGGGAGATAAGAAAGTAATATTTAGTGGAATTCAACCTTCAGGAGATCTAACCTTAGGCAACTATTTAGGAGCTATAAAGAATTGGGTTAAATTACAGGATGAATATGATTGTTATTTTTGTGTTGTTGATTTACATGCAATAACTGTAAAACAAGAGCCAAAAGATTTAAGAAGAAGAACTTTAGAATTGTTATCTATATACATTGCATCAGGAATAGTTCCAGAAAAAAATACTATGTTTATACAATCACATGTGCCACAACATTCAGAAGCAGCATGGCTTTTAAATTGTTTCACCTATATGGGAGAGCTATCAAGAATGACTCAATTTAAAGATAAATCAGCTAGATCAGGGTCAAGTGTAGTAGCAGGACTTTTAAATTATCCTGTACTTATGGCGGCAGATATACTTTTATATGGAACAGATTTGGTTCCAGTAGGTAGGGATCAAAAGCAGCATTTAGAGCTTACAAGGGATATTGCAGAAAGATTTAATGGTATATATAGTCCTACATTCACTATACCAGAGCCTTATATACCAGAAGCTGGAGCAAAAATAATGGATTTACAAGATCCTTCAAAGAAAATGTCTAAATCTGCAGATAATCCTAATGGATTTATACTAATAATGGATCCACCAGAAGTAATAAAGAAGAAAATAAATAGAGCGGTAACAGATAGCTTAGGAATTGTAAAGTATACAGATGATCAGCCAGGAGTTAAAAATCTAATAAATATATTAAGTGTAATAAAAGGCATAACTCCAATGGAGATAGAAAATTATTACCAAAGTAAAGGTTATGCAGAATTTAAAAATGATGTAGCAGAAGCTATAATAGGTGAATTAAGTCCAATACAAGAAAAGGTAAAAGAACTAGTGAACAATAAAGAGTATCTTCAAAGTATATACAAAGATGGTGCAGAAAAAGCTAGATATGTAGCTAATAAAACCTTAAGAAAAATGAAAAAGAAAATAGGATTCATTCCAGTGTCTAAATAA